The following is a genomic window from Neodiprion virginianus isolate iyNeoVirg1 chromosome 1, iyNeoVirg1.1, whole genome shotgun sequence.
TTACTGGCCTGTCCATTAGCCGCGTAGATGAAACTGGCACATATCGCAATGACGGATATCCGATGAAGGATACTCATCGCGCTTCTTTGACATAAAACTGTCACTATAGTATTGTAAGAAAACCGTCGTCGTCGGTTTGCTTTGTCGAAGTGTAACGATTAGACTGATACACTGAGAGCTGACCACAAACAGCCATCTCCGTATCTAAGCATCGATAGTGATAAGGTCTTTGTCACGGGCGATAAAAATTAGACTCGATAATCGGTAGAGTAACATTGACtctgtgtgtatacatatatagactAATTTTTACACCGCCTAATGTTGTCCcggatttaattttattaagtGCTTTTCCATCTCACTTTAATGGGTGGGTAATAACAGATATGCTTATCCTGTCTATGTACGATACTTTGAAGGTATCAAGATTCTAATTTTCGTGTTTCagtttccaattttttgtcaattttattcgGATTATTAATGAGACGATtataacgaataaaaatgaactttCGTTATGAagtaaattgattttgaactatatgtaattttttcattcgcgaCATAGTCCTaccttttttgaattttcttaacTTTTATATTGCTGCTTCGAGACTACGTTGTACGTTGAACTTTTCGACGTTCAAAAATGTTAATTGACAGACAcacgaaagaaatattttcgacaaaataatttgttgtcTCCTTTCTACCTTTCTCTTTAATACCAATTGCTTTCGGTTTTCCTtgttatcaaatttcatttcaccatGTTTTTCGagttttgcatttttgttctCATTTCCAAATACTCGATcatctttatttttacgtaataAATTCTTCAACATAATTtgcaatatataataattcgtaTTTCACAACGTAACGGTATCGGcgattttgcaaatttacaacCTCCCATTCTCATGATATCTTTATCCAAACTATATTGAACATTGAAGGGACGAAAGCTATTTATCATAGACATATAGAAACCATTCGTTAATGCTTTTTTTGTTGAAAGGATTCAAAAAATGAggtaacttttatttttcaccctaCCATTACGTCACGCAATACAACCACACTGCACCGAAGACAGCGACTGCGGTTTCAAATACTGTGATAGATTTAACCGTCGAATCAGCAGAGTTGTGAGTGATTACGAGATTACTTCGCCAAATTTTAGTGGATTAGCCGTTATCTTCGTGCACTATCTCTTCACTAAATTAATAATAGAATACCAATAAAACGGACGTGAATTAATTATCATAAATGAAGGCAAACCATATGTTCGCCTGGAATTTATCTGACGTTGATTAACTCACCTTCACGGTATTAGAGATCCAGTTTCGTTTTGCAGCtcaaacaatattcaatttaGTATTTTCACACTTCAAAGTTGAAATGTGCATTCTTAGAGGTGCAGCTTCGTTGGACAGCTGAAAGATATTCTACCAACAGATTACACCGAATACTGACAGAACGACCGACAGCTCTGCCAATACAACCAACGATCACGTTTTTACAATGCTTCAAAAACGACATTGGTACTTTATCTCACGATCACGGTACGAGCCAATCACTGTGGCTTTTAAGGTGCTTCAACAATTACACTCTGACATCAAGTTTTGAGGATTCATGACTTTTTTATAAAAGGGATCATtcgtttaactaaaaattCGATTATCGTGTTGTGATTCCATTATCCAACAATGTAAAGGGccaaaatattattgtatgGTTTTTTGGATACAGTCAGCTAGTCGTAAAATTCTTACTAAGCATCGCCTCATCGGTGAGGAGATTAGGAGTAAGGATTATTGTACAGAAAGCTTATCTCGTAGACTGTCAAGCCCACATAGATCATCCTCGTTCTAAGTTAACTTAGCCCAATCTGTATAATATTCGGGTTCTTGATATGAACTTAACGGTGTCTTCGTTTTTCTGCTGTCTGAATGATAATTTGTCAAATTGTGAAGAAGGTTATTCAGACTTTTATCTACCGACATGAATGATGTATTTAAAGATGGGGAATTGATCTGCCAGAATTGTGGATAATCAATGTGATGTATAATACATGTCAAATGTTCGGTATCTACTTTCTTTGTTATACAGCGATAAGTCGATTTACAATACGTGTAGACGAATTTTGTGGTATGGTTATACTCTTGGGCTCTTCAAATTGCAGCCTGAGATTGCATGTTGGAGCTAGTCTGCGAGACCGTAATAAACCGTTAATATAAGCAAGGGGCCAAAAAGGATACGCCATGCAAGGCGTTAGCTAATCGTAAGACACGGACGTTCTATCGAATATCTCATGCGTTTTAACATAATGTATTTTAATTGAAGGATATCACGTACAACTGTTTGCACTGCAAAATATGTTACAGATAACCACTGGAATATACTATCggagaataaatttatttccaacAGATAGATTAATTTCTAATGGATATCTTTTGCATCTGCAGTCAATAACGGATATTAATCACGCATGTGATTGATGCGATGATTCGCTATTTCATGGTTGTTCACGCGTAGAATCAGTTAGAAGTTCACTTTCGGGTTTGTACACGTGTAGAATATTGGGACAATTTATATATATCGCCGTGACGCTACAGACGTATTGTTACAATAAGATGCATTAAATCATCGAgtgctaattgtaagtgagAAGAATATAATCGATCGCGGGCTAATCCACGTTGTCAGCACTTGCTTGAGACTTCAAActgaatttattattgcagAATGTTATGATACGGCCGCGAGGCTTTGAATGTAGTTAAACGCAGTCTTTGTTTGGAATAATCAATGAGGAGAAGTGAATATGTTACAAAATTATACGTGAAGCTCTTTGCGAAGCTCATCGTTTCATCTTCAGCTTTAATATTCAAACTAAATAATTCACAGTATTACAAACTCAGATGACTGGTTAATTAATAAAGCCCCACTTTCAGTAGACTGGAATTTCAGGTGGAGTATGAGTTGATAATTCTTGATTGAAGTTCGGTGCAAGTTAACTAACACACGGTGATCCGTCTCGATATTTCTCGGGACGTTTAAATGTGCTGAACAACAATAGAGTATTGCCCGATTTGCATCGATAGCTTTAATAAATGATGTTTAGTACTTAGAATAATGTGTAATGTatatcagaaaaaaatgatttccgGAAACGCAAAGTTTCGTGAAGGGCGGATCGGAGTGCTCAATTCGTATTTTACACTTCATTTATCTTTAGTAAAATGAAATCGGTTCAAACTTTGAGAAATAATGGTATTGGCAGTTGTGTTTGCGGATTTGCTCAAAAAAAGTTCGAAAATTGATGTAAAGATACGAACAACATCCGACTCAAGTGTTAGTAGCGTATTGCAACCTTAAGATCTTATTGGACGGATATTCCCAACCAAAAGTGAGCTGCGGTGAGAATATTGAACACTTTGCGATGAGATaacaatctgaaaaaaatcaatcataaCCCAGTTGATAAGATAATTCgatttgaataataacaatgccAAAAAGTTGttaaataattgtttaaacaaaaatttgtttaaaaaatctctagtgtaattttttttatttaatataaaatgaattcattgatttttctgaatgattatgcatttttttggaattttcggGGATTGTGTTCAATATTCTCACCGAGATTCAATTTTGGTTGGGAATATTCGTCCAATAACACGTTAAAGCAGGTGAGATTTTGTTGTATGTTCAGtgttttcatcaattattcGCACTTTATAGAGCCAACCTACAAGCACAATCATAAGCTTTATCACAAGCAAAAGTTTTAAGAGATTTCAACTCCCAAAAAGAGTAAGAATTGTAAGATACTATTTAACATATTTTACGAATGTCTGACATGTTCTGGATAAAAATCAtcacatattttttcagtGATCAACTGACTCGCCGAGTCAAACGTTTCAGTGAAATCCAGCGCTACTTCGTTACACGACTTTCAGTGTAGACTTCAATTATTGCActgatttttaaaataacaatttgaGATTGTAGGTTATGTGACTAGGTTTGACTCTGCAGTTTAAATTTTACTGAAATGGCTTTCAACAGAAGTGCAAGATTCCTGAGTTCTGTAGGACAAACGCCCCCCGTTGTTGGACCAGGAACCTATGAGCCTCTTGagcttttcaaaaaatcgagaGACCCAGGTACGCGCAAATTACGAAATTCGGTCCGAACATTGAAACCAGAGTCTGTGTTTCTGTGGTTGTCGGATCTAAAAATCATCCGTAGTTTCGATTTCAAGGCTTTTGTTTAGTCGTAGAAATGATCAATCCATGCAATctataaaaagttttcagaacaGGTCACCTGATTCTTCACAGAAGGCATCTATGCGTTTCTGTCAAGTGCAACGAGAAATACGTTATCTGTGACCAAAGACGCAATTTGCTTCCCTGGGCCAGGAGCTTATAACGTAAAAGAATTTCAGAAGCATGTACCAGTACGTTGATCAAATTCTAAATTCTCCTGAATCTTGcgtcaagagaaaaatattcattgagTCAAATAAATCAGTACCTGCTCCGTTACAAACAAGATATTTGTGATACTGATTCACGTAGATTCAGCTAGAGCAAATAAGCTGAGGTCGATTTCAGCATGTATTTCTAGGTTGCTCTACCTTGTATTTATTCttgtaaaatgaatattcGATAGGTCAGGAGATGGTTGCCGGTTTGTCCGATTCGATGACATATTTATCTCAGTGTGCATCGTCATTAACTTTCAGATTATTCCCGTCGCAATTAAATCATCCGATAATATCGCAATATCTCGTTTATTTGATACAATCTAATCCTGCTTGGACACAGAACAGTTTATCAATTCGAATCTTCGGCACATGAAAGGAAATTTACTTGTAAAATTTGCTTTGGATGACAACAAAAAGTATTTGCCATGCTTACTTTAGGGTGGTTGTAGTATCGACTTTACCGACAGTCGGTCGAAGGATCAAGCTCAGTATGGCCCTGGGCCTGGCAACTATAGACTGCCGGATGATGTGTTCAAACGATCGCCTCCCAAGCAGCGGACTCACCCAGGAACATGGCGGGGTGCTCCTGGAGCGGTAAATACCAATTTCAGTTATCTTgggacggtaaaaaaggaGCCTGTACTAGTTTTTCAGTGTTCTTTCGCTGGTTTAAGCTGTACTTGGGACCACCACCACGATCAATCATGGCAAGTGCAGTGTCTGTACCAACGCATCGAGACGCGAACGGATACGATGTAAACAACTTTGGTtgtttggtgaaaaatttaccggATGAAAACGAGCCTTCGCTCTTTTACGACATTCCCAGAGAGGTGCGCGACTGAGATTTATGGTCGACAGTATGTCGTATTAATGATGAATGAATCTTAAGTAAAATACTGTTTGTTTTAGGAAGCTAATTTGACCACCCGGACATACAAGGGAAACTTTTGGAGCCGTATGACCGGTAGGGATGATAACTCCAGACTCTCTTGTGGTGCGGGACCTGGAACATACGATTTGCAGAAACCTGAAAACCCTGGAAAACTACTGGCGGAAAAGCTGAGGGAGTCGAGGAGGAAGACTTGCAAACAAACGCGATACATCGAAGCTGTGTTCACGAAAAACTTGCGGGAGGTCAAAGATTGGTTTCACTTCTGGTTTAGAATTGTTATCTCATCATTCTGTGATCGATTTCCGGGTTATCAGACATCGTATATCCTTAGATTGGCAACTTACCGACTCACCTTCATCCATCTTGAACCGTAGGGCCACCCAGCACCCAATGCATACGCCATCCCGAAAAGCCCGTTCGATACTCAAGAAATCTCCTGCGAGTGCCAAGAGTACATTTTTAAGCCACCTCCGTTTGGACAAGGCGCCAAGGTTTGCCCAAGTCAAGTTGCTGAAACATAAATTTTCCCTTTAAGCGGGTTGGTTTTTAAAAACCGGAGGTGTTTTGCGAAAGAGAATATGTTCATGGTGGAGTCTTGTCGCAATAAATCACTACCACTCTTGGAATAATCACCAATTGTCATTCTTCTGGTATCACGTATCCTCTGGTCGTACACCTAAAACAATTTCTTGAATTACTTATCGTTGCATTTGCAGAGGTTCGTGAACGTCACCGACGAGAATCCAGCCCCTGGTTCGTACAATccaatgaaaagaaaatgctGTCCTGGTTCGATAATATCCGCGCCATTTGGATCCCTGGCATCGCGTTTCAAGTCAGCTGACGGCACGTTATCGCCAGGTAAAAGTCGTGTTTCTTTAGCGATTCTCTAGctcttgaaataaattttcattcatgtTTATCAGGGCCAGGAGAATATTTTCCACCAAACGATGGTCTGGCTTATGAAGCGTGCAAAAAGTGCCGGAGAAACTACGTCAAGTTGGGTTTCAACTCGTCGGTTAGCAGGACCTCAGCTCTCGTCGGTTCGGATGGTCCCGGACCGGACAAGTACCCAACGGATATGGACAGAAAAGTAACTCCAAAGTCGGTACATCACTCGGTATTCAAGTCAACCACGAAACGGTTCAAGTATACACAAAAAGTCAGTAAAACAGGTGGAGTCTAGTACATATTaaattactttgaataacttgcCATGCTGGGATTGGTTTTCCACGGAGTGTGTATCGCCAGTAAGTAAGCGGTGGGTGATAAATTTGTGGAAGAGACCGAGGTTATCGACTCTCGGTAGCTTGTCAGAACTCGcgagaaaatggaaagaagTTCTTGGGCAGCGAAGCCAGGTGTCTGGTAGTCTTTGAAACGGAAGCGCAAATGAAAAACAGGTGCATAATTACTATGTCACGAGTAGCTCTCGAGGCGCCCCTAATTACACGAGTCAAAGAGAGTGTAATTAACCGAAGTTTTGGACAGTCCAACTGAGCGAGGGTGCTTAACGTGTACCATCTGAAACCTCTTTATAAGCTAcgtataattacaatttaattGCTGGGTATGGAGGTAGAACTGAATGGTTTGCGAATTTTATAATATGTCTTAGCATGTACACGAATTGATGTTGTCGGAAATAATTCTGCGGCTACACGGCAAAGGCTTGTAACTTGGAACCGGTTAGTTTGGGATATTTCCGGAGTTATGcccttgaaaataattttgcagcTTTAATTGGTCAAAGACGATTTACAATGTTTTGGCAATAATGCGACAATTTACTTGAAGtgtgattttataaaaattttacaacttcTTGGGATGAAGAAATTCTTGATTTTCACTATCCTGAAATGCTTGTATTGACATTACACGTTTTTGCAagttgattttaaattttgtactCATGTCGATTCTTTGACATATTCTTGAATGGCTTGCAAATTAAAACCAAGCATAGCCAACTTCACTATTTCAAAGAcaaaaaagttgaattcaCGTTAATCTCCTTCGTCAATTTCGAACATCATGCGTTATGTTTAGATTCTTAGACGccactttcaaaaattgaaaaaatgttaccaTGTTTCGCAATTACAAACCTTGTATTATGGGCTGATTGAATAGTAATGTGGAACCAAGTTCCTTGGTCCCTTGCAATTGGTCTTATGGTTGGATTGTACTGGTTTTCATATCCGGAGTTGGTTTCGTATAGAGCGTGTGCGTAATTCTTGCAATCGCAACGCAATTCCGCGAATCTTCGAGTTTCACTAAggattaataattataaccgTAACATGGAGGGAGACCATCAATATTCGACTAATTAGGGTCAGTCTAGTGGTAATAAGTCAGGCGATGCATCTATCTGAGGTAGCCGATACCGGGATGCAATTTCGCCGTTAATTGAGAGGGCGCCGCACCGGCTTTCCCTCCATTCGATCGTCCGGACGGTGTCCATGGGCTATCGCTGGGCTAGCCTGCCCATATAAATGTTCCAACTAAACCTGCCGATAAGCGCTAATCGATAAACCGGCTATTCCACTATAATTGTGTCTTGTTAAATTAACGGTGTCGCATTTCTTCGCTGTCTGGATCAGGGCGCGGTATTCGAACATccgtacatatatacacgtcCACCTGATACATCTTAAACAAGGAGAAGCTTCCTCTGCACTTTTTCTAACGGTGACATCTGGGTTTGTCAGAATTTTGAACGATTTATTCCAATgccaatttttatgttttttatttcttcgtttcgatttttataGCCATGCTGTAGTGTTTTCAGGTACTCAACACTCATATTTTCTAAATAATACCAGATCATCGATGTTGTTAAAAAGTAAAGATTTCACAGTTGGATCTTGGGTctaggagagaaaaaattctttgagatgtttaaaaaatatttttgaactcGTATATTTGATCGAGTATTTGTAGGTACTCACCTGCAGTATACTGGTTGCTATACGCAATGCAGAGAGAAATATCTCGCCCATCGGCTGCAGGAATCGTGCGAATCACGTGCGAATGTAGGGAGGCAGAGAAAAACAGAGGTGGAGCGAATGGAATATAGGGtagtgaaagagagagagagagatagagatagacGAGTAGCAAGGGAGACATCGACACAGAGAATTGGCTCGAATTTCCGGATCGGTGAACTGGAAGTGATTTCTCTGCACGCGTACCTATATTGACGTGAAACTCACACTAGAATATGGAAATGACCTTAGCGCGTAGAACAGTATATATACCCACACATGCTGAACC
Proteins encoded in this region:
- the LOC124298497 gene encoding sperm-tail PG-rich repeat-containing protein 2-like, with the protein product MASAVSVPTHRDANGYDVNNFGCLVKNLPDENEPSLFYDIPREEANLTTRTYKGNFWSRMTGRDDNSRLSCGAGPGTYDLQKPENPGKLLAEKLRESRRKTCKQTRYIEAVFTKNLREGHPAPNAYAIPKSPFDTQEISCECQEYIFKPPPFGQGAKRFVNVTDENPAPGSYNPMKRKCCPGSIISAPFGSLASRFKSADGTLSPGPGEYFPPNDGLAYEACKKCRRNYVKLGFNSSVSRTSALVGSDGPGPDKYPTDMDRKVTPKSVHHSVFKSTTKRFKYTQKESVAPNAYDVATAYNACHKPCEFLKCPDDAPFNSKQIRMPDVPNWMDINVPGPGLTNMRGDISKNVKGGSIAHGRRFRKAVTETGPGPQDYCLHPYSASSILQRHFNVTLGKPKVLKDLQPPEIPWVRRLRTKKILRSFSKAVAEKNHAFCNSHRH